A single Mustela lutreola isolate mMusLut2 chromosome X, mMusLut2.pri, whole genome shotgun sequence DNA region contains:
- the MSN gene encoding moesin: MPKTINVRVTTMDAELEFAIQPNTTGKQLFDQVVKTIGLREVWFFGLQYQDTKNFSTWLKLNKKVTAQDVRKESPLLFKFRAKFYPEDVSEELIQDITQRLFFLQVKEGILNDDIYCPPETAVLLASYAVQSKYGDFNKEVHKSGYLAGDKLLPQRVLEQHKLNKDQWEERIQVWHEEHRGMLREDAVLEYLKIAQDLEMYGVNYFSIKNKKGSELWLGVDALGLNIYEQNDRLTPKIGFPWSEIRNISFNDKKFVIKPIDKKAPDFVFYAPRLRINKRILALCMGNHELYMRRRKPDTIEVQQMKAQAREEKHQKQMERALLENEKKKREMAEKEKEKIEREKEELMERLKQIEEQTKKAQHELEEQTRRALELEQERKRAQSEAEKLAKERQEAEEAKEALLQASRDQKKTQEQLALEMAELTARISQLEMARQKKESEAVEWQQKAQMVQEDLEKTRAELKTAMSTPHVAEPAENEQDEQDENGAEASADLRADAMAKDRSEEERTTEAEKNERVQKHLKALTSELANARDESKKTANDMIHAENMRLGRDKYKTLRQIRQGNTKQRIDEFESM; this comes from the exons gtGGTGAAAACTATTGGCCTGAGGGAAGTTTGGTTTTTTGGTCTGCAATACCAGGACACTAAAAATTTCTCCACTTGGCTGAAACTCAATAAGAAG GTGACTGCCCAGGATGTGCGGAAGGAAAGTCCTCTGCTCTTCAAGTTCCGGGCCAAGTTCTATCCTGAGGATGTATCTGAGGAATTGATCCAGGACATCACACAGCGCCTGTTCTTCCTGCAAGTGAAGGAGGGCATTCTCAATGATGATATTTACTGCCCACCAGAGACTGCTGTGCTACTGGCCTCCTATGCTGTCCAGTCTAAGTATGGTGACTTCAATAAGGAAGTCCACAAGTCTGGCTACTTAGCTGGGGACAAGTTGCTGCCGCAGAG GGTTCTAGAGCAGCATAAACTCAACAAGGACCAGTGGGAGGAGCGGATTCAGGTGTGGCATGAGGAGCACCGGGGCATGCTCAG GGAGGATGCTGTTCTAGAATATCTGAAGATtgcccaggacctggagatgTATGGTGTGAACTACTTCAGCATCAAGAACAAGAAAGGCTCAGAATTGTGGCTGGGAGTGGATGCCCTAGGTCTCAACATCTATGAGCAGAATGACAG ACTGACTCCCAAGATAGGCTTTCCCTGGAGTGAGAtcagaaatatttctttcaatGACAAGAAATTTGTCATCAAGCCCATTGACAAAAAAGCCCCG GACTTTGTCTTCTATGCTCCCCGGCTGAGGATTAACAAGCGTATCTTGGCCCTGTGCATGGGGAACCATGAACTATACATGCGCCGCCGCAAGCCTGACACCATTGAGGTACAGCAGATGAAGGCACAGGCCCGGGAAGAGAAGCACCAGAAACAGATGGAACG tGCTTTGCTGGAAAATGAGAAGAAGAAGCGTGAGATggcagaaaaggagaaggagaagattgAACGGGAAAAGGAGGAACTGATGGAGAGGCTGAAGCAAATTGAGGAACAGACTAAGAAGGCTCAGCACG AACTAGAAGAACAGACCCGCAGGGCCCTGGAGCTTGAACAGGAGAGGAAGCGTGCCCAGAGTGAGGCTGAAAAACTGGCCAAAGAGCGTCAAGAAGCTGAAGAGGCCAAGGAAGCCCTGTTGCAGGCCTCCCGAGATCAGAAGAAGACTCAGGAACAGCTG GCCTTGGAAATGGCAGAATTGACAGCTCGAATCTCTCAGCTGGAGATGGCTCGGCAGAAGAAGGAAAGTGAGGCTGTGGAATGGCAGCAGAAG GCTCAGATGGTACAAGAAGACTTGGAGAAGACCCGTGCTGAGCTGAAGACTGCCATGAGTACACCTCACGTAGCTGAGCCGGCTGAGAATGAGCAGGATGAGCAGGATGAGAATGGAGCAGAGGCCAGTGCTGACTTGCGGGCTGATGCCATGGCTAAGGATCGCAGTGAGGAGGAACGTACCACTGAGGCAGAGAAGAATGAGCGTGTTCAGAAGCACCTGAAG GCCCTCACTTCAGAACTGGCCAATGCCCGTGATGAGTCCAAGAAGACTGCCAATGACATGATCCATGCTGAGAACATGCGACTTGGCCGAGACAAATATAAAACCCTGCGTCAGATCCGGCAGGGCAATACTAAGCAGCGTATTGATGAATTTGAGTCCATGTAA